One Anthonomus grandis grandis chromosome 12, icAntGran1.3, whole genome shotgun sequence DNA window includes the following coding sequences:
- the LOC126743280 gene encoding ejaculatory bulb-specific protein 3-like: MKLFLVVFMVQIVLLVAQKYTSSFDNVDIDEILSNKRILENYIKCVLDEGPCTAEGRELRKHIPEAIETSCAKCTDNQKRFVKKGANFLKTKRPKEWSRVAKKFNIEGTRATAFDAFLSS; this comes from the exons ATGAAGTTGTTTCTAGTCGTTTTTATGGTGCAAATAGTGTTATTGGTGGCACAAAAATACACTTCTAGCTTTGACAACGTGGATATTGACGAAATTTTGTCCAACAAGAGGATTCTGGAGAATTACATCAAGTGTGTCCTAGATGAAGGACCTTGTACTGCCGAAGGAAGAGAGTTAAGAA AGCATATTCCCGAAGCCATTGAGACAAGTTGCGCCAAATGTACCGATAACCAAAAGCGATTCGTGAAAAAGGGAGCGAATTTCTTGAAAACGAAACGACCCAAAGAGTGGTCCAGGGTTGCCAAGAAGTTCAACATTGAGGGTACGAGAGCTACTGCCTTTGATGCCTTTTTGAGCTCTTAA